GCCCTGAACCTGCTGTAGACCGGCCCTCGTCTACACCTCAGGAAATCCTCGCCTCTACACCTTTTGGTCGAGGCGACGCCCTTCCAGTTCCCGCACACTCCCTTGCAGGCACACGGCGCGATTCTGAAACAGATCGCGATTGGTGTGACCGCCCGGTTGTCGGTCCATTCGGGATCCGATACCGCTCACTGCCAGGAACTGGAGATCTCTCATGTCGATTCGCTCATTGCTTGCCGTTGTGGCCCTTAGCTCCACCCTCGGCGCGGTCCGTGCCCTGTCCGCGCAAGCCACCGACAGTTCGGCCGCACTGTCCACCCCAAGCCAGAAGAGGTGGGAGTTTCTGATGACGTCCGGAGCAGTCGTTCCCACGGGCGTTCAGCGGAACACCATCAAGACCGGCCAGCTGAGTGCCGCACAACTCACCTACCTCGTGCGGCCAATGCTCGCGCTCAACGCGACACTCGGCTGGGCGCGCACACGCGATATTGCATCCAGCGGTGACCCGAAGCTTGACGTCTTTACCTATGACGTGGGCGCCGAACTCCGCGCCAATCGCTGGAATGATGGTCACGCCGTGACGTTCCGTCCATTCGCCGGCGTTGGCGCGGGTGCGCGCAGCTACAACTATCGCCAGTTGGATGTGGACGGGACGCACAACGCCGCCGCCTATGGTAGCATGGGTGGTGAGATTGGTGTCCGGCGCGTGCGACTGCGCATCGAAGCGCGTGACTACGTCAGCAACTTCAAGCCACTCGTGGGCAGCGGTGTGTCGGACACGCGCAATGACGTGACGGTGATGGGTGGACTCCGCATCATGACACGCTGATCATGCGCACCGCGAGTTCCTCACGGCGGGCCGACTGGCTTGTTCCTGCGGGGCTGATCCTGTTGAGCGTCGTGCCGGCTCTTGCCGGCGCGGCGCGGCTCGCCTCTGTCGTGGGTGGCGCGGCGACCACCGCGGAGAATGCGCGGTTCTTCGCGGCGCCGTTTTCGGTAGTGCTGCACCTCCTCTCGGTCATTCCGTTCAGCATTCTCGGTGCGCTGCAGTTCTCACCGGCATTACGGCGGCGTTATCGCGGCTGGCACCGCACGGCCGGCAAGTATCTGGTGGCGTTCGGGCTGCTGGCGGCGTTGACGGGGTTGTGGATGACCCAGACCTATCCTTGGCCGGCCGGTGATGGCGAAGGGCTGTATATCATGCGCTTGCTGTTCGGTTCGGCGATGGCGGTTTCGATTGTGCTTGGCGTCGATGCTGTTCGACGCCGGGACTTCACATCACACGGCGAGTGGATGATGCGCGGCTATGCCATTGGGATGGGGGCTGGCACACAAGTGCTGACTCACCTTCCATGGTTCATCTTTGTGGGCACGCCAAGCGAGTTCCCCAGAACGGTGCTGATGGGAGCCGGTTGGGTGATCAATCTGGCCGTAGCCGAGTGGGTCATCCAACAGAAGCGTCGGAGGCAGAGGCAGACCGTCCACCCTACGTCACCCTGCTGACGCTCCGTTGCTCACCCCTCCGGCCCCTCATCCCTCCCACACCTCAGCAAAGAGGCCAAGACGCGCTGGACACACCGCACTTAGTCGAGTCGGCGGCGAAGTCGCAAATACGTGCTGTCCGATTGCAGGGCCAGCATCATCTGGGCACTGAGCGATTCCACGCTGGCGGAGACCGTTGACGTGAGCGGGCGCGTGGTGAGTTCGTTGGCTCCGGCCACTCCGGCCTGCATGCGGATGCTGTCACTGTCCTGACTGAGCGTGAGCACAATCCGCACGTCCGCGCGCACCAACCGCCCCAGCGCGCGGGCATCGGTCGCGTTGAGATTGATCAGCGTGGGGTAGCCCGAGGCACGCAGGAAATCCTCAATTTTCTGTTGCGGAATAACCGTCATTGCCGTGCCGCTGGTGTCGGCGCGAATGCGGCTGCGAACGGATTCCGCCATGCGCACGCCGACACGGTCGAAATAGGTGAGCACGAGCACCCTTGGGTTTCGGGCTTGCGTGACCGACGGTGCTGTC
The Gemmatimonadaceae bacterium genome window above contains:
- a CDS encoding DUF2306 domain-containing protein, translated to MRTASSSRRADWLVPAGLILLSVVPALAGAARLASVVGGAATTAENARFFAAPFSVVLHLLSVIPFSILGALQFSPALRRRYRGWHRTAGKYLVAFGLLAALTGLWMTQTYPWPAGDGEGLYIMRLLFGSAMAVSIVLGVDAVRRRDFTSHGEWMMRGYAIGMGAGTQVLTHLPWFIFVGTPSEFPRTVLMGAGWVINLAVAEWVIQQKRRRQRQTVHPTSPC